In the Mycolicibacter minnesotensis genome, GGCACCGCTGCCACCGCCGCATGATGCGCCATCGCCCCGATACCCAGGCCGCCGATCACTCCTGCACCCAACACTGTCGTGCCGGCCATCGAGGCGGCCAACGCCGGCAGCAGCGCCGTCTGGGTGATCAGATAGTTCAGCGCCTGAATGGTGTTGCCGATGGTGGACGTGACGATCTCGACCATTGCCAAGGGAACGACCAGGCCCAGCGCCTGAGGATTGAACAGGGCCGTGTACATGATCGCGATCAGGTCATCGATGATCACGATGCTGGTGAACGCGAAGTAGGAACCGGGATCCAGCGGCACCGAGAAGACATAGGCCAAGCTGGCAGGGTTGAAGAAGCTGAACGGGTTGCCGGTCCAGCCCAGCCACGAACCCGGGACCGGCCACGGCGGCAGCAGCGGCGAGCCGGCCTGCAGGCTCGCGAAGAACTCGGCGAACGGATCTCCGATGCCGGTGTAGCCGATCTTGGCGAAGAACTCCTGCAGTTCGATATACATCGGGTACTGGCTGATGTCGGGATAGGGCGGGTGCGGGACCAGGCTTTCGAGCCATTTGGCGAAGTCGAGGAACCACTGCGGGGCCGCCGGCGCGGTGTCCGCCGCACTGCCGGGCGTCTTGAGTACCGCCGGCGCCGGCTCGGTCTGAACGGACGCGGCGGTGGCCACCGCCGCGCCTGCCACCGCCTGGTAGCCGGTCATCACCGCGGCAGCCTGCGCCCACATCCGCCCGTAGTCGGCTTCGTTCAGCGCGATCGGGATCGTGTTGACACCGAAGAAGTTGGTGCCCACGAGCACCGCGTGGGTGACATGGTTGGCCACCAGCTCGGCCATGGTGGGCATGGCCGCCAGCGCGGCGGTGTAGCCCGCGGCCGCGGTCTGCTGCTGTGCCGCGGTGGCTGCGCTGGTGGCGGCCGCACGCAGCAGCCAGGCCAGATACGGGGCGTTGGCGGCTACGAACGCCTCAGCGGACGGACCCTGCCATGACCCGGCCTGCACCGCACCCAGCACCGCCGTCAATTCGTCGGCGATAGCGGCGTATTCGGTGCTCAGCGCGCTCCAGGCGGCGGCCGACGACAGTAAGGGACCGGCACCCGGGCCGGCCGACAGTGACGTTGAATGTACTTCTGGCGGGGAGGCCATCCAGATCGGCGCGGTCATCGCCGACCACCGGATGCCACCCGAACAGGGCGCAACATGGGGGTTTGCCAGCTCTCTCGGGGTACACCGCCCCGGGTCGCAGGATGCGACGATGTGAGTGTCCTGACTCTCGGATCACTGCTCGCCTCGCCTTCCAGCCCTTTTCAGAGCCGTGGCATTTGAGGGTCGCTCCCCGATCACAGTGGCGGGACCGTGCCGGATTCACACCGGCTTCCTGCACCATCGT is a window encoding:
- a CDS encoding PPE domain-containing protein, which translates into the protein MTAPIWMASPPEVHSTSLSAGPGAGPLLSSAAAWSALSTEYAAIADELTAVLGAVQAGSWQGPSAEAFVAANAPYLAWLLRAAATSAATAAQQQTAAAGYTAALAAMPTMAELVANHVTHAVLVGTNFFGVNTIPIALNEADYGRMWAQAAAVMTGYQAVAGAAVATAASVQTEPAPAVLKTPGSAADTAPAAPQWFLDFAKWLESLVPHPPYPDISQYPMYIELQEFFAKIGYTGIGDPFAEFFASLQAGSPLLPPWPVPGSWLGWTGNPFSFFNPASLAYVFSVPLDPGSYFAFTSIVIIDDLIAIMYTALFNPQALGLVVPLAMVEIVTSTIGNTIQALNYLITQTALLPALAASMAGTTVLGAGVIGGLGIGAMAHHAAVAAVPPPPAAPPPALAMPQPPAPAPAPAPAPAPAPAPAPAPAAAAPPPPAAPPPTPAGPPSVTMPAYMYMVGGLDMGARRGSGTSSRKKAAPKPDSSAAPAEEPAQQATPHRRRRRAKVGMLGRGHEYMDLEPEPVGVVASSRGVGAHGVAGGTRRVPSARPGGLTALAEDGFGSGAVSPMMPNTWPTEPD